The Polyangium mundeleinium genome contains the following window.
ACAGGCCCGGGCAAGACCGGCAGCGACGTTGCCCATCAAGACAGCCGCGCTGCGGGTTCGGCTGGCGACCTGGGTTCTTCGTCGGCCTGTTTGAAAAACTGCGCGGAGCGCAGTTTTTCAACCCTGGGTCCAGCCCCTGGCTGGTCCGGGGTCGAGGGGGCGGACAGCCCCCCGCGGGGTCCGGGGCAGCGCCCCGGCGCGGCGCAGCGCCCCTCAACCCGACATGAGCGCGCGCAGCCGCGGGAACGCCGCCTGGATGTCGTCCATCGACACCGCGCCCACGCTCAGCCGGAACCACCCGTTCTCTTCCCGCAGCCCGAACGCCTGGAACGGCACCACCGCCAGGCCTGCTTCTTCCAGCAGCACCTTGCGGATCTCGTCGTTCGTCTGGATCGTACGGCCCCGGATCGTCTTGCCGATCCAGTCGAAGCGCGCCGACAGGTAGATCGCCCCTTGCGGCGCGATTGCGTCGACGGGCAGCCCCTCGCGTTGCATCGTTGAGAACCCGGCGAAGAGCGCGTCGAGCCGCTCCTTCACCTTCGCCTTCGCGCCCGCGAGGAACGCGTGCATCGCGTCCGGCGCGTCGAGCAGCGCTGCCGTCGCGACCTGCTCGGCCTTCGGCGCCCAGGCGCCCACGTGCCCGAGGATGTCCGCCATCCGCCGCCGCACTGCCGGCGGCATGAACCCCCAGCCGACGCGCATGCCCGTCGCGCAGAACGACTTCGACAGCGCGTCGAGCAAGAGCGTGTACGGTGCGACCTCGGGCACGAGCGAGACGGGCGTCTCGTGGTGCGCCTCGCCGTGCGTGAGCATCCAGTAGACCTGGTCGTACACGAGGAACACCGGGCGCAGGCCCTCGGCCTCCCGGCGGCGGTTCTCTTCGAGCACGAGCTCGGCGATCCGCCGCAGCTCGTCCTTGGAGATGACGGTGCCGGTCGGGTTCAGCGGCGAGTTCACGAGCAGCAGCCTGGCCGAGCCGATGTGGGGGCGGAAATCGTCGGCGGTCGGGAAGAAGTTCGACGCGGCCGAGACGGGGATCTCCACGGCCTTCGCGCCGGAGAGGTAGGCGTAGTGGTTGTTGTTCCAGGACGGGACGGGGTAGACGGCGACGTCGCCGGGATCGATGAGCGTGCGGTAGGCGCCGTAGAGCAGGGGACGGGCGCCGCCGGCGACGAGCACGGACTCGAGCGGGTACTTGAGGCCGAGCTCGCGCTCGTAGAAGCGCACGAGCGCCTCGCGCAGGACGAGCACGCCGTCGGAGGGCGGGTAGTTCGTGTGGCCCTCGGCGAGCGCGGCGCGCGTGCCCTCGCAGAGCTCGGCAGGGATGGGGAAGTAGGCCGGGTCGAAGTCGCCGACGGTGAGGTTGCAGATCTGGGCGCCCTTGGCCTTCATGGCCCGGATCTCGCCGGCAATCTTCAGGATCTCGGAGCCGATGACGCCACGCGCGAGCGCGGAGAGGCCGGCGTCACCGACCTCGAGCGGAGGAAATTCGAGGGCCGTTACCATGGGGGCGCGCGGAGCATACCCGCAGATCCGGGGTGGGGGAATGGATGTTCGGAGCGGCGCGGGGGCGCCATCTGTCCGAGGCAGGGGAGCGGGGGCGGGAGCGGGAGCGGGAGCGCGAGCGGAAATGGGAGGACATGAATGGTCCTGGGTTGCACCCGAGGCGGGGCATCCTTCTCGCGCAATGCCACGGCGCAGGGGAGCACGAAGCGCGACACGCTCGAGGAGCGCCCCAGCCCCGCGGGCTATGCCGTTTTGGGTCGCGCGAGGGTGTTCGAACGTTCGAAGGGGCGTCGGAGAACGTGACGCGAGGGTGTTCGAACGTTCGAACGGGCGCGTGCGACCGTGACGCGAGGGTGTTCGAACGTTCGGAGACCTGAAGGAGACGGTGACGCGTGGGTGTTCGAAGGCTCGAACGGGCACGTGCAACCGTGACGCGAGGGTGTCCGAACGTTTGGAGACCCGAAGGAGACGGTGACGCGCGGGTGTTCGAAGACTCGAACGGGCGCGCGTCACGGTGACGCGAGGGGGTTGGAACGTTTGGAGAGGCTGAGACCGCCGTGGACGCGGGGGCGGTCTTCCATCGGAATGCTGTGTTCTCGCTGGATCTCGCGGTCAGCGTCGCATGCGGCGACGGCCGCGCGCGAGCGCGAGGAGGATCCCGGCCATGGGAAGGGCGATGCCTTCCATGCCCGTGGAGGTGGAATCACCTGCCGCCGAGCACGTGCAGCTGCCCTCTTGGACGGGGCCCGGCGTCGAAGGCGAACCACCACTGCCGCCCGCGCCGCCGCTGCCGCCCGCGCCGCCGCTTCCGCCCGCGCCGCCGCTTCCGCCTGCGCCGCCGCTTCCGCCCGCGCCGCCGCTTCCGCCCGCGCCGCCGCTGCCACCTGCGCCGCCGCTTCCGCCTGCGCCGCCGCTTCCGCCTGCGCCGCCGCTTCCGCCTGCGCCGCCGCTGCCGCCTGCGCCGCCGCTGCCGCCTGCGCCGCCGCTGCCGCAGCTCGGATCGGTGGCACCCGACTTACAAGCGCCGAGCTCGCACGAATCGCCCTCCGTGCACGCGTCGCCGTCCTCGCACGCCGTCCCGTCCGGCACAGCGGCATCGGGAGGGCAATTCACCGCCGCGCCGTCGCAACTCTCCGCGGCGTCGCAAGTACCCACAGACGCCCGGCATTCGGTGCCCGCCGGGATCTTCGTGTCCACGGGGCAAGCATTCGACGTCCCGTCACAGCTCTCGGCGACGTCGCAGGTACCCCCCGACGCGCGGCATACGGTGCCCGCCGGGACCTTCGTGTCCGCCGGACAAGCATTCGATGTACCGTTGCAACTCTCCGCAACGTCGCAAGCCCCCGCAGATGCCCGGCACTCGGTGCCCGCCGGGACCTTCGTGTCCGCCGGACAAGCATTCGATGTACCGTTGCAACTCTCCGCAACGTCGCAAGCCCCCGCAGATGCCCGGCACCCGGTGCCCGCCGGGACCTTCGTGTCCGCCGGACAAGCATTCGACGTGCCGTTGCAACTCTCCGCAACGTCGCAAGCACCCGCAGACGCGCGGCATTCGGTGCCCGCCGCGGCCTTCGTGTCCACGGGGCACGCATTCGAGGTCCCGTCGCAACTCTCCGCAACGTCGCAAGCACCCGCAGATGCGCGGCATTCGGTCCCTTGCGCAACCTTCCCGTCCGCGGGGCACGCCGTCGCGACGCCGTCACAACTCTCCGCGACGTCGCAAGCACCGCCCGACGCGCGGCATTCGGTGCCCATCACGAGCGGGCTGCACGTCCCGTCCATGGCTGCGCCCGCCGCCGCGCTGCAGGCCTGGCAATCGTTTCCGACGCCGCCGCCGCACGCGCTGTTGCAGCACACCCCGTCGACGCAGAAGCCGCTCGCGCACGTGGAGCCCGAGGCGCAGGGCGAGCCATTGCCCACCGTCAAGACGAACACGTAAGCAGAGCCCTTGTTGTCGTCGAAGTGCGCCCCCACGAGCGCCGTGGTCCCCGACAGCGCGACCGAATAACCAAATTCGTCGTCCACCGCCCCGTCGCTCGCCAGGAGCTTCGTCTGCTGCGTCCAGGCGCCGCCGCTGCGCGCGAACACGTAGGCAGCGCCCTTGTCGTTGTCGTCCCGATACGCCCCCACGAGCGCGGTGTCCCCGAGCAGCGTGACCGAATGGCCGAAGCTGTGCGACGCCACCCCGTCGCTCGCCAGGAGCTTTGCCTCCTGGGTCCAGGCGCCGCCGCTGCGCACGAAGACATAAGCAGAGCCGGAGTCGGTCCCCTTGTCGTCGTCCCGATACGCCCCCACGAGCGCCGTGTCCGCCGACAGCGCGACCGAATAACCGAACAGGTCGTTCGCCGCGCCATCACTCGCCAGGAGCTTCGCCTCCTGGGTCCAGGCGCCGCCGCTGCGCACGAAGACATAAGCAGAGCCGGCGTCGGTCCCCTTGTCGTCGTCCCAGTAGGCCCCCACGAGCGCCGTGTCCCCCGCCAGCGCGACCGAGGCGCCGAGTTGGTCGCCCGCCGCCCCGTCGCTCGCCAGGAGCTTTGCCTGCTGGGTCCAGGTGCTTCCGCTCCGCACGAAGACGTAGGCGGAGCCGGCGTTGCCCCCTTTGTCGTCGTCCCACAGGGCCCCCACGAGCGCCGTGTCCCCCGACAGCGCGACCGAAATGGCGAACCAGTCCTCCGGCGCGCCATCACTCGCCAGGAGCTTCGCCTGCTGGGTCCAGGTGCTCCCGCTCCGCACGAAGACGTAGGCGGAACCGGAGTCGGTCCCCTTGTCGTCGTCGAGCCCGGCGCCCACGAGCGCGGTGTCCCCCGACAGCGCGACCGAGGTGCCGAATTGGTCGCCCGCCGCCCCGTCGGCCGGCACGAGCTTCGCCTGCTGGGTCCACGTGCTGCCGCTGCGCACGAACAGGTAGGCGGAACCGGAGCCTTGCCCCTTGTCGTCGTCGAGCGGGGCGCCCACGAGCGCCGTGTCCCCCGACAGCGCGACCCGAATGCCGAAGCGGTCGGACGACGCCCCATCACTCGCCAGGAGCTTCGCCTGCTGGACCCCGATCAGCGGATCGATCTCCACCGGATACGCCGCCCCCTCGTCGTCGACGTGCAGGGAGATTCGACCCGCCTCCACCGACATCCACGCCGGCAGCGTTTTGCCCTCCGCGTCCTTCGCGAAGAGATCCGTATACGAGAGCGCCACCTGGCCCTCGACGGTAACGAGCCGGATCACCTCCCCGCGCCCGTCGCCATCCGCGTCCTCGAGCTCCGCGCGGAGCTCGCCGCCGAGCTCCAGCACAACCACCTTCGTCCCCGCACAACCGGGCGCGTGTTCGAGGACGAACCCTTGTTCGAGCCCGAGCGGGCCATTGAGGTACCACGCGGAGATCTCGGGATGCTCGTACGTCATCCGATTGCCCGTCGCCTCCGGTTCGGCCGCGGAGACCGGCGCCACCGCCCCCTCGCAGCCGAGCGCCGCCGTGCGCATTTCGAGCGACCAGGGCTCCTCCAAGGGCGCGAGCACCACCCCCGCGCTGGAGAGCGTCGTCACGAAGCCCGAAGCCTCGTTCTCCGCCTCGACGAGGTCCGGCCCGATCCACCGCGCGCCATAGGCCTCCGAGGCGCCCGACTGCACGGCATGAATGTAGGCCGCGCGGAGATCCTTCGGCATCTCGGTCGACGTTGCATGCGCCGGCGACGCCGAAGGCTCGGACGGGGGATCAGGGAGGGAATCGGTGCCACACGAAGCGGCCACCGCGAGGAGGGCTCCAGCGGCCATGGGCCAGAACCAAGAATGCCGTACCACGGCGAATTGCGACATGCGCGCACCATTACGGCCCCTCGAAGAAAACGTCAAGCGGGGTTCGCGTGACGTTTTGGAGCCGTACGGCTTTTGCGAGAGGTCGCCGCGCAGAAACGCGCGACGCAGCACCTCCCCATCGCGAGCGACGGTCGCCCCTCAGAGGGTGTTCCACAGGCGTCGCGAGCGGCTCGAAGCTAGGGAGGCCGAGCGAGGCGTACACTGTACGTCGAGCGAGGCCGACCGACGCATCGAGCCGCGCAGCAGCCTGTGGAATACCCTCTCAGGTGTACTTGCCATGCTTGAATGGGCGCCCCTCGGCAAGCCTGCGCCGGACGAGGCCGCGGAGCTTCTTGCCGCCCGCGTACACCCAGAGGCTCATGGCGCGCGGCACATCCCCATACTGGCGGCGGAGCAGCGCCCTTCGGAGCTGCGATTTCTTCATCCAGCCTGCGCCCACGTTGAAGGTGAAGGAGACGAGGGCGTCGAATTGCGCCTGCGTCAGGGGCACGCCCGGGGCTTCTTGGGGTGTCTCCGCGAAGAGCGCGTCCAGCTCGGCATCGTCGAGGATGAAGGGCGACGCAAGGACGAGCGTCACGGGGGACGTCTGTTCGCGCGTGACGGTCAAAACGGACGTTCCTTCCGATCGGGTCCCGAGGAGCGACATCGCGGTCGAAAGCACGCGCGTGCCTTCGCCGGTGGTGCCTGCCCAGGAAATCACGGGCCCTTCGGCTCCGTCGTGGCGAAGCGCTTTCGCCTGGTGTCCGGGTGGCTCGAAGACCGATCCCCCTTTGAATCTCGATGCGCAGCGCCTCGAGGTTTTTCGCCATGCCCTCGGCGCAGGCGGCCACGTGCCGCCGGGTCGGGCCGAGGAGGTTCAAGGTGACGCCGCCCTCCGCGAGCGCCGCCACGAGCGGCCGCAGCGCCGGGTCGTCGCTGCCCTTGAAAGGGAGGACCCGCGTCCCGTTCCGGGAGAGCGTCTCCAGCATCTCGCGGTATCCGGCTTCGAGGCCCTGCGCGGACGCGAGGAACGCGCTCTCCTCGGCCGGCGACTCGCCCTCCAGGGGCTCCTCGCGCAGCGCCTCCGCAATACGCCGCGCCGCCGGCGACGCCTCGGTTTCGGTCTCTCGCCCGGTCCTGCCCCAGGCGAGATCCGGATCGGGGACGAGCGCCCAATCGGCGACGAGGAGCCCGTCGCGCACGAGCCGCGGCAGGCACCCGATGTGGCCCTGATGCGCGTGCGAAATGAGAAGGAGGGTCACCACGGAGGCGCCACCCCGCGTGGGCAGGAGCGGCCGGAGTTGCTCCTGGATCGCGAGGTGCCCGCCCTTGCGGCGGGCATTGCCCGGGTGCGCCCCGTCGATCAGCACGGAGCTCGTCCCGAACCGGCAGAGCACGGCATCGCCGTATTGCTCCGCGCCGACGTCGAGCAACGTGACCGTGAATGGGTTTTGCGCGCCTCTTCGCATGGCCGCCCCTCCCTCCGCATTCGCCTCGGGGCTACCGGGCCCCACCCTTCTGGATCCGCTTCGCCAGCGCCACCGCTTTCGCGCGGGGCAAGATCACCTCGAAGTGCATGTCGTCCTTGCGGCGGCGGTAGTTGCCTCCCCAGCGAAGGCCGTATTTCTTGCAAAGCGCGTTGATCGTCTTGCGCTGGGCCACGCTGAACGTGTTGGCGCGCCCGAGCGGGTGCTTCGGGGCGTTCAGATCGATGGCGATGCCGGCCGCGTGGAACGAGGGCCGCTTCGAGCCGCGGATGTTGCGATTCGCGTGCCCCCAGCACCAGCCCTTGCGGAGCCGCTCCACCTTCTGGTGGAATTCCTTGGCGAAGCCGATGAGCAGCGGGGCGATGATCGCGCGGACCGGCAAGGATACCTTCGTGCCCGGGACGCGGTACGTCTTGACCCCGATGCGTTTCGCGGGCCCCACGCTGAATCCATGGATGGATCGCGGCTTCGCTCGCGCGGCTTCGAAGCGCGACTTGCCCGCCGCGGCGCTCGTCTCCACGTCCTCGTCGTCCTCGTGGGCATGATCGTCCCAATCCTCCGGCGGCATCGTGCCCTCGGAGGGATCGACCTCCTCCAGCACGATGAACTCCACTTCGATCCTCTCGTCCACGTGCTCGGCGACGAATCGTTTCGCGCTCCGAAGAGCGGACGGTCCCTTTTGACCTCTCACGGCCATACGGCACCTCCTTTTCCCATTCTCGAATGTTGTGTCCGGGCTTCACAGCGCAATAGGTGCTCTCCGAAAATCCAGCGCGTCTTCAGGGAGGCCGCGCGGCGCGGGGGCAGCGCTCCTCGAAAGGCGTGAGGTCGATCCCGGAGCTCTCCTCGATCCACACGAGATGCGCGGGGATCGACGTGTAGATGGCCTTCCCCGCGCAGGGCTCGGCCGGGTCGAGGTCCGTGCTCGGGGCCATGCGGCTCGAAACGCCGAACACGCGCCACGTGCCGTCCGGAAGCGCGAGGTAGGCCGGGCCGCCCGAGTCGCCCGTGCAGGCGCCTTTGTCGCGTGTGCCGACGAGGACCTCCCGCGCTTCGGCCTGGGTCCCGTGAACGGGCACGGCGACCCACCGCTTCAGGCCGCCGCCGGGCTCGTCTTCGCCGGCGGCCCCGAATCCGACCAGAATGGCCGTGGCCCCGGGGGCGAGGTATTCGAAAGCCTCGCACGCGGAAAGGACGGGCACGATCGGAACATCGTCCACGGCCTCGCGGAGGAGACAATACGCCACGTCGGCGCCTTTCCTCCGTTCATGATCCGGGTGGCCCACGCAGCGGTCGACGGCCGCCGTGCGAACGGCGCGATCACGTGCTTCCCCAAGGGAAAACGAGACGGGCCCGCCGCGGGCGAGGCAATGCGCTGCCGTGATCACGAGCCGCGGATGCACGAGCGTGCCGTCGCATCGCCCGGACGATACCGCGGTCGGCCATTCTCCCGGGGCCGCGACCTGCCCGCCGACGATGGCCGTCGGGGCGTCACGCGCCCCATCCTCGGGGGCCTCCGTGCACGCGTAGACGAAGACCAGGCAGGCGGGGGCGAGGCGCCGGGTCATGTTTCGTCATGTCATCGCGGATCGCCGCAGTTTCCGCGAGCGCAACATTCACTCGGGCCGGGGTGAAAGCTGCTGCTCGAAAAGCAGGCGACGGCCGGTACATTGCAGAGAAGATGGCACTGGGTCCAGGGCCGGAGCCAGCTCCCGGCCCCGCACTCGTGCTTCCTGTAACACGCGTCGTGGATGTCGCAGCAACGCCCCTTCGGACCGCAGCTCGCCGGCCCGCGGATCGCCGAGGGCAAGTCACAACCCCAGTTGTCGTAGGAATAATGGATCGCGCGGGATACCTGGGCCTGGATGAGAGCGGCCCCGAGGATCGCGCGGTCGACCGTCGGCAGCTCGGCGTCCATTTGCGCGGACGCCGTGAGCGGCTGCGTCGACATGTCCCCGTCCGTTCCCGTCGGGAACGACGTGTACGTGACCAGGGTCCTCTGCGGACCGACCGCCTGGAAATCGGCGCGGAGCTGCAACACCCCGGTCTGGCTGCGGATGTCGACGCGCACCTGGGTCGCATCCATCTGGGTGGCTTGCGCCACGCTGTTCGGGTCGAGCGTGACGGTCACCGTCTGTCGTGATTCCCCTGAATTCGCGCGCTCGGCGGGCTTCTTTTCACACCCCACCGCGATGGCGCCGAGGGTGATGAGCATGGCGACCAGGGTTCGAATGGATTGGGTTCCTCGTCGGGTCATCGTCCTTCCTCCTCGCGTCCGGGCGTCTTCGGTTGCGATGGAAACGTAATGGTCCGACCCGTGAGGCCCAAGAGGGCGCCTTGCCGCGCGCGCCCCCGGCTCCAATTTCATGGTGACGATGGCGCTCGGCGCGAGGAGGGGCATCATGAGCGACCGTACGGAATCCGATTTTTATGGAGCCTTGCTGGTGGGCGAGGTGATTTCGGGGAAACCCAGGGCGGCGCTCGTCCGGGGGGCGAAATGGAACCCCGGGGACCGCATCGAGGTGTGTTTTCTGGACGGCGTCCCCTCGATCCAGGAAAAGGTGAAGACCTTCGCCAAGGAGTGGACGGCGCTCGGCCTCGCGAACCTCCGGTTCGTCTTCCGCCGCAAACCCGCGGCCACCCCGATCCGGATCTCCTTCAAGTACCAGGGGCAGTGATCGGCCATCGGAAAGGGGTGTTTTTCTCCGCCGTACGACGATGCGACGCAGCCGACGATGAACTTCGGGGGCTTCGGCGAGGACACGCCCGACGAAAGGATACGCGCCGTCGTCCTCCACGAATTCGGCCACGCCCTCGGCCTCACGCACGAGCACATGAGCCCCGCCGCGGGCATCCACTGGAACGAGGAGCAGGTCTACGCCGACCTCTCCGGCCCGCCCAACCATTGGAGCCGGGAGATCATCCAGAAGAACATCTTCGCGGTCCGCGAGGATACGAATTATACGACGTTCGATCCTTCCTCGATCATGCTCTACCGGATCAAGAAGAGCTGGAACTTCGACGGGCTCGAAGTCGGCTGGAACAACGACCTTTCGCCGACGGACAGGGCGTTCATCCGGCAGCAGTATCCGTGATCGATGCACCGAGGGGAGGACGCTCGTCATGGCGAAGGACGATTGGGCCGTCGTGGTGGGCATCTCGCGTTACCCCGGTCTGCACCTGGATCTGCGGGGCCCCGAAAACGACGCGAAGGCGTTCCACGCGTGGGTGACGGATCCGGACGGCGGCGACGTCCCGGCCTCGCAAGCGCGGCGGATCCTCTCCTCCGATTTCATTCCCCCCCGAGCCGAAGAGCGCCGCCGACGCCCAGCCGAACGAGGTCACCGTCGCCGGCGCCATCACGATGATCCTCGACGAGGTGCAGGCGAAGGCGGAGGACAACGGGCCGCAAGCGAGGCGGCTTTACCTGTACGTCTCCGGTCATGGTTGCCAGATGTTCGAATCCGGGAGCCTCGACGCGAACGTCCTCGTGACGGCGAACGCGACGGCGCGCAAATTCAACCACGCGAACATCCCCAGGCTCGTGCGTGCGTGCGTCGTCCATCCCGCGATGTTCAAGCAGGTCGTCGTTTTCATGGACTGCTGCGCGACGCCGGGCCCGCAGCCTTCGCGGCGGCGCGAGCGACGCGCAGGGGAACATCACGGCCGGAGCGCTCGCCGATTACCTGCACGCCAACATGAGAAAGCTCCTCCCCGTGGAGATGCGGGCGAACCCCAATCCGAGCATCGGCAAGGAGCCGTATACGCCTTTTGACGATCCCCAGGTGACGAAGCTCCTGCTCGCGCGCGCGCCGCAGGCGAAGTTCAAGCTCGTGATCCACGCCTGGCCGGAGCATGTCGGCGAGCGGCTCGTCGTGCTCGACGGCGACCTCCGACCGGTCGTCCAGCAGACGGTCCGGAGCGAGCGCGTCGAGCTCGAGCTCCCCGCGGGGCTCTACCTGGCGCGGATCGGCGAATTCTCGCAGGTGCTGGAGTTGCCCGGGTATAGCCCCAGCGGGGCGGCCGAGATCAACTTCATGCATGGCTATAGCGAAGCGCGCGTCCACGACCGGCTGGCCTTCGTGTTTGCGAATCCCGGAATCGACTATTCGCGCATCCCGACGTGGAGGCCCTCGCGTTGCGAATCGAAGGCGCGCGGGCCCGACGTCCGCGATTCTCGGTGCCGCCGATGCTGGTCGAGAGCTGGCGCGTGATCCGCGACGCGAGCCGCGCGCACGCGGGCCTGATTCCCGCCTCCTCGCTGCTCGCGCGCGTCGAGAAACGGCTCTGGGGCTTCGGGCCGGCGCTCGTGTGGCAGGAGCCCGCGCGCGGACGCAGGAGGTGATTCGGGGAAAGGGCCGTGTCCACCCGGCGTCACCGGAGCGGGTGCGCGACGAGGTCCTCGGCCAGCTTTCGGAGCGCGACCTCCCGCGGGTGCCCCTCGCGCCAGACGAGCCGGAACCAGTCGATTGGTAGCTTTACCTTCGGCAAGATCTGCATGAGCTGGCCCTGTCGCAGATCCCCCTCCACGAAGTAGTGCGGCAGCACGGCGACCCCCGCGCCCGCGAGGGCGCGCAGCCGCACGGCGCCTATCGTGCCGAGGTACTCCACGCGCCGGAAGGCCCAATCCTCGCTCCCCGGGCGGGTGTCGAGGAAATAGCGAAAGAGCGGCAGGTCGCGGTGCGTATCGAGCAGCGTGTGCGCGGCGCAATCTTCGCGACACGCGAGCGGACGGCCCGCGAGGAGCTCTCGTTGCCCGACGAAGACGTACCGCTCCTCGTGCAGGCGCGCGTAGGAAAAACCTGCGTCCGAGAGCCGCGCGCTCGTGATGAAGGCGTCGATTCCATCGCGCTGCGCCTGCCGGACGAGCTCCGGCGTATCGCCGAAATACAGGTGAAGCCTGCGTTCGGGGCGTGCCGTGTCGAGCGCGTCGAGCGCCGGGACGAGCCAGCTCAGGCCGAGCTCGAAGCGCGTGCCAATCGTGAGCTCGTACGGCATGGGCGCGCCGTCTTCGTGGAGCACGACCTCGCCGCACCGCCGCGCCTGATCGAGGCAACGTTGCGCCTCCGGCACGAGGCGTTCGCCCGCGGCGGTGAGCGCGACGCGGCGGGTCGTGCGGTCGAACAGGGACGCGCCGAGCGTGTCTTCGAGGCGCTGGATGCGATCGCTGAACGCCGCGGGCGATAACGCGACCACGCGCGCCGCCACGCGAAAGCTCAGGTGGCGCGCCGCGGCCAGGAAGCAACGCAGCGATTCGAGGTCAGGGAGGGAGGCGCCGGGGCGGAGGGAAGGGGGATCGTTCATCGTTCGGTCGTCCCGAACGATACAGTAT
Protein-coding sequences here:
- a CDS encoding pyridoxal phosphate-dependent aminotransferase gives rise to the protein MVTALEFPPLEVGDAGLSALARGVIGSEILKIAGEIRAMKAKGAQICNLTVGDFDPAYFPIPAELCEGTRAALAEGHTNYPPSDGVLVLREALVRFYERELGLKYPLESVLVAGGARPLLYGAYRTLIDPGDVAVYPVPSWNNNHYAYLSGAKAVEIPVSAASNFFPTADDFRPHIGSARLLLVNSPLNPTGTVISKDELRRIAELVLEENRRREAEGLRPVFLVYDQVYWMLTHGEAHHETPVSLVPEVAPYTLLLDALSKSFCATGMRVGWGFMPPAVRRRMADILGHVGAWAPKAEQVATAALLDAPDAMHAFLAGAKAKVKERLDALFAGFSTMQREGLPVDAIAPQGAIYLSARFDWIGKTIRGRTIQTNDEIRKVLLEEAGLAVVPFQAFGLREENGWFRLSVGAVSMDDIQAAFPRLRALMSG
- a CDS encoding lysozyme, with translation MISWAGTTGEGTRVLSTAMSLLGTRSEGTSVLTVTREQTSPVTLVLASPFILDDAELDALFAETPQEAPGVPLTQAQFDALVSFTFNVGAGWMKKSQLRRALLRRQYGDVPRAMSLWVYAGGKKLRGLVRRRLAEGRPFKHGKYT
- a CDS encoding M15 family metallopeptidase, yielding MDERIEVEFIVLEEVDPSEGTMPPEDWDDHAHEDDEDVETSAAAGKSRFEAARAKPRSIHGFSVGPAKRIGVKTYRVPGTKVSLPVRAIIAPLLIGFAKEFHQKVERLRKGWCWGHANRNIRGSKRPSFHAAGIAIDLNAPKHPLGRANTFSVAQRKTINALCKKYGLRWGGNYRRRKDDMHFEVILPRAKAVALAKRIQKGGAR
- a CDS encoding S1 family peptidase, which produces MTRRLAPACLVFVYACTEAPEDGARDAPTAIVGGQVAAPGEWPTAVSSGRCDGTLVHPRLVITAAHCLARGGPVSFSLGEARDRAVRTAAVDRCVGHPDHERRKGADVAYCLLREAVDDVPIVPVLSACEAFEYLAPGATAILVGFGAAGEDEPGGGLKRWVAVPVHGTQAEAREVLVGTRDKGACTGDSGGPAYLALPDGTWRVFGVSSRMAPSTDLDPAEPCAGKAIYTSIPAHLVWIEESSGIDLTPFEERCPRAARPP
- a CDS encoding LysR family transcriptional regulator, whose protein sequence is MNDPPSLRPGASLPDLESLRCFLAAARHLSFRVAARVVALSPAAFSDRIQRLEDTLGASLFDRTTRRVALTAAGERLVPEAQRCLDQARRCGEVVLHEDGAPMPYELTIGTRFELGLSWLVPALDALDTARPERRLHLYFGDTPELVRQAQRDGIDAFITSARLSDAGFSYARLHEERYVFVGQRELLAGRPLACREDCAAHTLLDTHRDLPLFRYFLDTRPGSEDWAFRRVEYLGTIGAVRLRALAGAGVAVLPHYFVEGDLRQGQLMQILPKVKLPIDWFRLVWREGHPREVALRKLAEDLVAHPLR